The Clostridium sporogenes region TAAACTTTTTCTAAGTTATACATTAGGTCTACTATATAAATATAGGCTTACATTATATACTTTATTAAAGGTTCAACATTTAAAAATATAGTTCAACAGTGAAATAGAAAAAATAGTATAAATTATTATATACTATCCCTTCTAATAATATATCAATAATCACATATTGAAAAGTTTTTAATTCAACATCGTCTTTAATAAAGCCTATCAATTTTACATATATTTCTTCAAGCATTTTGTATTTGGGTGACTATTAACTTTCCTCTTATCCATTTTTTAGTCACATTCAGTTGCATGCGGTATACTTTGTGGGAATCTAAATATATTCTCATAATCGTATTTGCCCTTAACTTGGGTCAGTAGATTAAAGTTTCTACCATAGTAAGCCCTTGTCCAATATGAAAATAAGTTAATAATTACTCCCATAGTCATTACGAGTGCCTAGCCCTCCATTTATTGTTACCATACCCGTGAAACAAGCATCGCCATTATTATATATTTTTCCCTTCAAATTTAATCCTAAATTTTTAATAAGTAATCTATTGAATCCTAATTATAAGAATAACATTTCTTATAATTTATATAGTATAATCCATGATTTTAAAATAGCTTAATTATTAAAATTAGCTATTATCTCTTAAGCCCTTAAGCATACTTGGACAATTGCTTAGGGGCTTAAGAGAAACGGCATGACCAGAAGAATTAGGCTATATCCTAACGCAATCACCAAAGTCGCAAGCTTTAAAGCGAAAATAGGCTTTTTATCCATTAATCGTCACCGTTCCCTCATAACCGTCCACCGTTATCATTTGTCCACTTTCAATGCTTCTCGTGGCGGTGTGTGTCGCCATAACAGCAGGGATACCATATTCCCGTGCAACAATGCTTGAATGACTGAGAGGACCGCCAATATCCGTTACAATTGCACTTGCAGAGGCAAACAAGGGTGTCCAAGCGGGAGTTGTAGTAACAGCAACCAATACACTTCCCGGTTGGAAATTTTCAAAATCTGCCGGACTATTCAGTACACAGGCGCGAGCTGTCACAACACCAGAACTGGTTCCTATACCCCTCAACACGGTTTTTCCATCTTTTTGTTTCTGTGGTGCATGTGATGTGCTTTTTGCATTCTTCTCAGGTAACTGAGCTGGCGACACATACCCCTGGTATTTTTTTAGTTCCGTTTTTCGCGCAAGTATCGCCTTGCTTCTATCGGATAAAGGTATATTTTCGTCTAACTGTACTATGAGTTTTTCCAATTCCGATTTTGTGAGCCAGTAAATATCATCCAGATGCGAAGTAACTCCGCCACGTATAAGGCGGGCTGAAATTTCCTGAAACATCCGGCGAATCAGCGGATGCCCCATTCCCATCAAATAAATAGCATTTTCACGCATAGGGGCGGTTTGCTGCGCCCAATGGAGCAACTTCAAAAACAGTTTTTTGCGTGAGCTACCTATATGTTGTAAAATTTCTTCTTCTGCCTGTTTCCTACGCTTTTCAAATGTGGCTTGACGTAAAAAAGGACTTTCCCCTTTTCCTTCCACAAATGTTTTTATGGATTCAAAGGTTGGTGTAAGTGTTTCCTGCGGTGTGGAATACGCAAAATCAAATTCATAAGCGGTACGACCAAACTCTTTAAAATACTGATTGATTCGATTTTTCCATTCTATCCATACTTCCTGCGAAACTTCGGCAGGCAGAACTGAGGACATAAAATCTTCCGCTATCTTTGTTGTCGTATTGTTTTGCAGATAAAGGTTGAGGGTGCTATTTTGCTTTACCCATTCCGAGAGGCTCCACAGGTTCTTTTCCGCTTGCAGAGCAATCGTATCAAATCCAAGCAGGAAAACAGAAGTATCTGTCATACCAGCGCGGCGAGCCGCTCCCTGAAATAATTTTGTAAATAATGTTTCGCTGATAGAGGCGGCGGGCAATGTAAGCTGAATCCTTGTGAAATAAATACACGCGGCATAAAATACAGTCTGAATCCCCTCCATTATTTGATGAGCGTTCAGCATATGCATGGGCTTTTCTTCCCATTGTTTAATCACATCCTCAAATTCTTTTCGTGCCGCTTCCCAGCGTGCAACGCTGTTCGTGAGCGCCCGGCGCAAAGAGCGGAGCGAAAGGGATTTGACAGCAATCAAAAGTGGCTTTGATTTGGCAGAAAGATAAACATATCCGTTAATAATCGTATATGCTCCGTTTTCTGGCAGTAGCTTTTTCGCGCTTTTACCAAACATATCTACCCATAAAAGCGCCGACGCACGGTTGACGATTTCAAGGCCAAGCGTGGCGAACAAGGGCGTAACAGGATTTGGCAAGTGTTCCGCCAGACTGCCTTTTGTGTATATAACATCCTTTTCCGGTAACGTCCATTCGGGCGGCAGGACAGTAATGGGGCGAGCCTGAACAATATACAATTTATCTTTTTCCAGTGCCCACTCTACATCCATAGGCATTTGATAATACTTCTCAATTTTCTTCCCAAGCTTTGTCAACCGCATGACTTGATTGCGGGTAAGAGCATGTTTTTTCCTCAACCGTTCAGGAACTGGGATTTCTTCCGTTCCATCTGAGGTGCGAACCGTCATGATCTCTTTGTTTGCTACTTCATACGATACAATTCGTTCGGCGTTTTTATCTACAACGATTGTATCAGGGGTGACTAAGCTGGAAACCACCGATTCGCCAAGTCCCCACGCGGCGTTAATAATCATTTCGCTACGTCTGCCATTGATAGGGTTTACCGTAAACATAACGCCAGACGCATCGGAAAACGCAAGCTTTTGTACTACAACAGCAAGCGCGACAATCTCCTGCTTTATATCATTCTTCACGCGGTAAGCAATAGCGCGTGCTGTCCACAGGGAAGCCCAGCACCGCTTTACAGCGGCAAGGACTTCATTCTCACCTTGTATGTTAAGATAGGTTTCCTGCTGGCCCGCAAAAGAAGCGTCGGGCAAATCCTCGGCGGTCGCGGAGGAACGGACAGCTACCGCGATGTTTCCTAATCCAGCATAAGCGGTTTTAATTGCCGCCGACACTTCCTGCGGCATTTCTCCATTATGGAAAAGCATCCCAATCTGCGTAGAAACATCTTCAAGCTGGCTGGTATTGTTGGAATCAATACCGTCCAGCAACTTATTAATGTGAGGCTCAATACGGTTCATCTCAACAAAACTCTGGTATGAAGCAGTCGTAACATGAAAGCCGTCTGGCACAGGGATGCCCGCTGTCATAAGTTTTGATAAAGACATACCCTTTCCGCCGACCATTTCAAGGGTTGCCTGTTTATGCGCCAATGGTAGGATATAATAAATCATAATAATTCACCTCCATCATTCATAATTCCGTGTAGAAATATATTCATTGTTTCATCAAGCATTTTTTCCGGACTGGCTGATGGTCGGGATGTGTAGATGATTGCTATAACGGAGTTAATTAACAAACGCGCCATAAGATCGGCATTCGTTTTACGAAAGATGCCTGCGGTCACTCCATTTTCAATCACAGATTTTATAATATCCTGATATGCGTAACGCGCAGCTTTCAGCCGCTTTCGATATTCTTCTTCTAAGTAGTCAGATTCTGTATTTAACCACATCAGCACAGTTCTATACTGCTTTGGTACTCCAAGATGATTCAGCATGATTTTTCTAAGGCACTGTTCCGGCGAAGATTCATCAGCAATAATTCTATGAACCTTTTGAATTGTTTCTTCTATTTTTTTCTCAACTGCGTATACAACAATCTCGTCTTTCGTTTTGAAAAAATCATACAGACTGGACTTTCCCATGTTTGCTAAAACCGCGATTTCCCGCATTGATGTTTTTTGGAATCCATTTTTCTCTATGAGCCGCAAAGCAACACCGATTATTTCTTCCCGGCGCTCTGCTTGTTGTTCGGGGGTAAGCATAATTCCTTTTGGCATGTGATGGTACCTCCTTGTAGCGACCAATGGTCGTTTCTTGTTTCGCTTTTATTGTATAGCGACCAACGGTCGCTTGTCAAGACTAATTTTTTATAGAAGAATATCTATTAACTATCAATATTAAGTTTTCAACGGATTAGCCCCTTTATTTTGGACAATATCTAATTAATTCTTATTTTTTCTTATAATTACACCCTCACCTCAATATTAGTTAGCTGTTCTCCAAAATAAAGGTGGTAAAATTCATTGGGAGTCATATACCTTAAACTTGAGTGTAATCTTCTGTTATTATAAAAATTTATAAAATCGTTTACTATTTCATATGCCTCCGTATAGCTTTGAAATTCATTATTTTTAAAACATTCATCTTCAAGTATTCTGTGGAAAGATTCCACATGTGCATTTTTATTTGGGGTTTTTACTGGTATTCTTTCATGATGTAATTTAAACTCTTCACAGCATTCTTTAAATTTATAGCTTATAAATTGTGGACCATTATCGGTTCTTATAACAGGTTTTGTAGCACCTTCTGCAAATAGATCCCTTATAATTAGGCTTTTCCTTAATAATGCGGTAGCATCCTTGGCTTCACAATGAAAACCTATATGATAATCTACAATGTTTCTATCGAAGATATCTATAATATTCAGCATATAGAAAAATTTATCTTCTCCTTCAATGTACCCTTATTTGATATCCATTTCCCACAATTGGTTTGAACCTGTTATAATTCTGTTAGCAGCAATGCTCCGCTTAACTTTAGGTTTTATAGCCCTTTGATTCTTTAGGATATCAAGTTCTTTGCATAGCCTATATACTTTTTTATGATTTATAATAAGTCCATATTCGCGTTTTAGATAATGCATTATTTTCCTATAACCATAATTTATAGCATCACCTTCTATAGCTTGTAAAATATACTCTTTGATCTCATCATCACAAATTTTTTCTCCTTTTGAAGTTAAAGAATATCCCTTTGGTTTACCGCCTACCGGCTTGTATTTTTCTTTCCCCTCTATACTTAAATTATAGTAATATGTAGATCTGGATAAACCAACTGTCTTTAAAACAAAAACTGTGTTATAATTTTGTTCTATATATTTTTTAGCTACTGTTACTTTATCTTTAATTGAGGGTTGGCTTTTTTTATTAAGTCTTTAAGAATTGCTATTTCTAAATCCTTTTCTCCTAATATTTTTTTAAGAGTATCATTTTCTTGTGTTATTTCTGTTATTTCTTTTTCAAAGTTATTTTTTCCCTCAATTAAAGCCTTTCTACCTGGCTTCACCTTAATTTCATCTTTTTGTTTAGAATTTTTAATCCATGTAAATATAGTGGATTTTGAAATTCCATGTTTTCTTGAAACTAATGAAACATTTCCAACTTCCTTTACCTCGTTTAGTATTGATTCTTTTAATTCTTTTGTATAACTTCTGCCTCTCATAACTTACCTCCAATCACTTTTTATATTATATATAATTTATAAGCAATTGTTCAGTATGCTTAGGGGCTTAAGGGCTTTCAAAATTGGGTAAAAAAATAGACACCTCATTTTTGAAGTGTCTACCTTTTACATATTCAATTTTATATTGGAAGTATCTTTGTTTCTTCACTTATCAAAAGTAAATCGTCGTATCAAAGCTCATTCATAAGTAGTAAATTGATTGGGTTTGTCCTTGATAAAGTGTGATAAGTCCAGTGTTTATGCGGATAACCAGATTTTCATACTATTTTTTATATAAAAATATACTCTTCATATAAAGTTTTGAGAAATAATTGAAATAATAAGAAAAAATTGGTATACTAACAATAAATAGCAGAAAATTCCAAAAACGGAGGTGAAAAAAGTGAAGAAGAAAAGAATTTTTTTAATCATATTTTGTCTAATTATAATTACATCTACAGCTTTAATTTATAATCATAATAAAACTAAAGTTACTCCTACTGAGGCAAATATACAAAAAGTTCAGTCTGAAAAAAATTCATCTCAAAACAATGTAAAGAATAATAAAAATTCTAAAAATAATTCTGGTAATAAGAAAGCCCTTGAAGAAGAGGAAAAAAATGATGATTCAGAATCTAAGGAGACTGAAATACCTACTATTATTAAAAACAATAATTCAAAAAACTTAGACCATGTAAAAAATTTAGATAAAATATCCTCATTAGAAATTGTTGATAGTTCTATAGAAAAAATAGATAAATTAAAAGGAAAAGATAATATTAAAACTTTAAAAATAGTTCACTGCAATGTAAAGGATTTAGAGGTTGTATCTACATTAAAAAATCTTGAGAATTTAGAAATTGTAGATTGTAAATTAAGTAATGTATCCATAGTTAAAGATTTAAAAAGATTAAAAAGATTAGATATTAGCAATAATGAAATAAGTAATTTAAATGGATTAGAAAATCTAACAAATTTAAAAGAACTTTATATGGCAAACAATAATATAGCAAATCTAAAACCAATTCATAACTTACTTAAACTAACCAATTTAGATATTAGTGATAATAAAATTACTAGCATCAAAGAATTAAAAAATATGAAATCCATTAAAGAACTCAATATATGCAACAATAATATATCTAATTTAGAAGGAATAGAAAATATGAGCAAAATTACAGGTCTTTGGGTTAGTAATAATAAACTAAATAATATTTCTATACTTTCAGATAAAAATGAAATAGTAAATTTAGCACTAGATAATAATAAAATATCAGACATATCAACTATAACTAATTTTAAAAAATTGAAATCTCTGAAACTAGATAAAAATAATATATCAAGTTATAAACCATTAAAAGATATATATAAAAATCTAGTTGACCCAGATTTTTCAATATAAAATAAAAAAGGGGGAAAAATAATGAAAAAAAATCTTTTACCCAAATTAGTTTTACCAATCTTAGTTGCATCGTCTACTATTATAGGAGTAAATAATACCAAAGTTAGTGCTGCACCTATAAAGGATGCAGAAATAAAATTAACTCAACCTGATGGACAAGTTATTCAATGTTACGCATCAGGAGATGAATTCTACAACTATTTTCATGATTCAAACGGAAGAGCTATCCTTAAAGATGAAAAAACAGGTTATTATGTCTATGGAAAATATGTGAAAGATGAGGTACAACCATCCAGAGAAAGAGTAACAGAGTCTAATATTGAAAATTTAAAACAAATTGATTCTGATAGTAGAGTTAATATGAAAGATGTTAAACTTCCAAAAGATAAAATACAAGAACGAAGAAAATTACTCAATGCAGACAAACCGGCTCAAAGGGCAAAAAATAGTGGTAAACTTAATAATATAGTTATTTTTATAAAATTTAGTGATCAAGATGAATTTAAAACAAGTTTGTCCAAATACGATAATGAATTTAATTCAAAAGACCAAGTATCTGTAAATAATTATTTTAAAGAAATATCCTATGACAAACTAGATATTAATACAACTTTTTACCCTAAACCTAATGGAAATACTATTTTAAGTTATACTGACAGTCATCCAAGAAGCTATTATACTAATGTTCCAGAAAACCAAAGAGTAGCAAAAGAACAAACTTTGCTAAAAAATGCTGTAGAATCTGTTAGAAATCAAATTCCAAGTGATTTAAATGTAGACTCAGATAATGATGGTAAAGTTGATAATGTATGCTTTATTATAAAAGGAGCAACAACTGAATGGTCATCACTTTTATGGCCACATAAATGGAATATGTTCTACGATGTAAGAATAAATAATAAAAGAATAGATACTTATAATTTCCAATTAGAAGATCATTTAAATACTCAGGGTGTTGGAGTTCTAAGCCATGAAATGTTCCATACATTAGGAGCACCAGATCTTTATCATTATCACCAAGAAAGTAGATGCACTAACGATCCTGTAGGGCCATGGGATATAATGGCTTCAACTTCTCATACCCCTCAATCAACAGGCGCTTACATGAAAATGAACTATGGAAAATGGGTTGATGATATAAAAGAAATAAATAAACCAGGCAAATATTCAATAAACAAAATAGGCAATGACGCTAATAATAGTTATATAATAAAATCACCAAATTCAGATAAAGAATATTTCGTAGTAGAATACAGAAAAAGAGAAGGAAAATATGATTCAAATTTACATGGAGAAGGATTATTAGTTTATAGAATTAATACAGCCTTTGCAGGCAAGGGTAATATAGATGGTGCTGATATTGGTGG contains the following coding sequences:
- a CDS encoding TetR/AcrR family transcriptional regulator, which translates into the protein MPKGIMLTPEQQAERREEIIGVALRLIEKNGFQKTSMREIAVLANMGKSSLYDFFKTKDEIVVYAVEKKIEETIQKVHRIIADESSPEQCLRKIMLNHLGVPKQYRTVLMWLNTESDYLEEEYRKRLKAARYAYQDIIKSVIENGVTAGIFRKTNADLMARLLINSVIAIIYTSRPSASPEKMLDETMNIFLHGIMNDGGELL
- a CDS encoding BBE domain-containing protein, whose protein sequence is MTMGVIINLFSYWTRAYYGRNFNLLTQVKGKYDYENIFRFPQSIPHATECD
- a CDS encoding PEP/pyruvate-binding domain-containing protein: MIYYILPLAHKQATLEMVGGKGMSLSKLMTAGIPVPDGFHVTTASYQSFVEMNRIEPHINKLLDGIDSNNTSQLEDVSTQIGMLFHNGEMPQEVSAAIKTAYAGLGNIAVAVRSSATAEDLPDASFAGQQETYLNIQGENEVLAAVKRCWASLWTARAIAYRVKNDIKQEIVALAVVVQKLAFSDASGVMFTVNPINGRRSEMIINAAWGLGESVVSSLVTPDTIVVDKNAERIVSYEVANKEIMTVRTSDGTEEIPVPERLRKKHALTRNQVMRLTKLGKKIEKYYQMPMDVEWALEKDKLYIVQARPITVLPPEWTLPEKDVIYTKGSLAEHLPNPVTPLFATLGLEIVNRASALLWVDMFGKSAKKLLPENGAYTIINGYVYLSAKSKPLLIAVKSLSLRSLRRALTNSVARWEAARKEFEDVIKQWEEKPMHMLNAHQIMEGIQTVFYAACIYFTRIQLTLPAASISETLFTKLFQGAARRAGMTDTSVFLLGFDTIALQAEKNLWSLSEWVKQNSTLNLYLQNNTTTKIAEDFMSSVLPAEVSQEVWIEWKNRINQYFKEFGRTAYEFDFAYSTPQETLTPTFESIKTFVEGKGESPFLRQATFEKRRKQAEEEILQHIGSSRKKLFLKLLHWAQQTAPMRENAIYLMGMGHPLIRRMFQEISARLIRGGVTSHLDDIYWLTKSELEKLIVQLDENIPLSDRSKAILARKTELKKYQGYVSPAQLPEKNAKSTSHAPQKQKDGKTVLRGIGTSSGVVTARACVLNSPADFENFQPGSVLVAVTTTPAWTPLFASASAIVTDIGGPLSHSSIVAREYGIPAVMATHTATRSIESGQMITVDGYEGTVTING
- a CDS encoding leucine-rich repeat domain-containing protein, with the protein product MKKKRIFLIIFCLIIITSTALIYNHNKTKVTPTEANIQKVQSEKNSSQNNVKNNKNSKNNSGNKKALEEEEKNDDSESKETEIPTIIKNNNSKNLDHVKNLDKISSLEIVDSSIEKIDKLKGKDNIKTLKIVHCNVKDLEVVSTLKNLENLEIVDCKLSNVSIVKDLKRLKRLDISNNEISNLNGLENLTNLKELYMANNNIANLKPIHNLLKLTNLDISDNKITSIKELKNMKSIKELNICNNNISNLEGIENMSKITGLWVSNNKLNNISILSDKNEIVNLALDNNKISDISTITNFKKLKSLKLDKNNISSYKPLKDIYKNLVDPDFSI
- a CDS encoding IS3 family transposase — its product is MKDKVTVAKKYIEQNYNTVFVLKTVGLSRSTYYYNLSIEGKEKYKPVGGKPKGYSLTSKGEKICDDEIKEYILQAIEGDAINYGYRKIMHYLKREYGLIINHKKVYRLCKELDILKNQRAIKPKVKRSIAANRIITGSNQLWEMDIK
- a CDS encoding M6 family metalloprotease domain-containing protein produces the protein MKKNLLPKLVLPILVASSTIIGVNNTKVSAAPIKDAEIKLTQPDGQVIQCYASGDEFYNYFHDSNGRAILKDEKTGYYVYGKYVKDEVQPSRERVTESNIENLKQIDSDSRVNMKDVKLPKDKIQERRKLLNADKPAQRAKNSGKLNNIVIFIKFSDQDEFKTSLSKYDNEFNSKDQVSVNNYFKEISYDKLDINTTFYPKPNGNTILSYTDSHPRSYYTNVPENQRVAKEQTLLKNAVESVRNQIPSDLNVDSDNDGKVDNVCFIIKGATTEWSSLLWPHKWNMFYDVRINNKRIDTYNFQLEDHLNTQGVGVLSHEMFHTLGAPDLYHYHQESRCTNDPVGPWDIMASTSHTPQSTGAYMKMNYGKWVDDIKEINKPGKYSINKIGNDANNSYIIKSPNSDKEYFVVEYRKREGKYDSNLHGEGLLVYRINTAFAGKGNIDGADIGGTGIGGDEVYLYRPNGSLNNIGDLIKAPLGYNRSSIGSKELFLSDGRDSGISLKNISTLGDTANFDVVINGQTGNGETGDEKLPLKYNLNFNDTKTLSKAEDISGECVYGKKINNIELYLNGSKYMDAERGRLNDPENKYKGYDLSKAAFKFSVDFSKFSDGNYPYEIRITTEDGQKISIKQGYLKVKKQTGGTEDKDIKEWKPGTSYKVGDIVTYNNYKYKCLQAHNAIVTWEPSKTPALWARIY
- a CDS encoding transposase: MRGRSYTKELKESILNEVKEVGNVSLVSRKHGISKSTIFTWIKNSKQKDEIKVKPGRKALIEGKNNFEKEITEITQENDTLKKILGEKDLEIAILKDLIKKANPQLKIK
- a CDS encoding integrase core domain-containing protein; this encodes MEGEDKFFYMLNIIDIFDRNIVDYHIGFHCEAKDATALLRKSLIIRDLFAEGATKPVIRTDNGPQFISYKFKECCEEFKLHHERIPVKTPNKNAHVESFHRILEDECFKNNEFQSYTEAYEIVNDFINFYNNRRLHSSLRYMTPNEFYHLYFGEQLTNIEVRV